In Gadus macrocephalus chromosome 4, ASM3116895v1, the following proteins share a genomic window:
- the rpl18a gene encoding large ribosomal subunit protein eL20, producing the protein MKASGTLREYKVVGRLLPSAKLIAPPLYRMRIFAPNHVVAKSRFWYFVSQLRKMKKASGETVYCGLVHEKTPLKVKNFGIWLRYDSRSGTHNMYREYRDLTTSGAVTQCYRDMGARHRARAHAIQIMKVQEIAANKCRRPAIKQFHDSKIKFPLPHRVLRRQHAPRFTTKRPNTFF; encoded by the exons ATGAAGGCGTCGGGAACA TTGAGGGAATATAAAGTGGTCGGGCGCCTCTTGCCCTCGGCCAAGCTCATCGCTCCTCCTCTGTACCGCATGAGGATCTTCGCACCCAATCATGTGGTGGCCAAGTCCCGCTTCTGGTACTTCGTCTCCCAGctgaggaagatgaagaaggcCTCCGGCGAGACGGTCTATTGTGGCCTG GTACACGAGAAGACCCCGCTGAAGGTGAAGAACTTCGGTATCTGGCTGCGTTATGACTCTCGTAGTGGCACCCACAACATGTACAGAGAGTACAGGGATCTGACCACCTCTGGAGCTGTCACACAGTGCT ACCGCGACATGGGTGCCCGTCATCGTGCCCGCGCTCACGCCATCCAGATCATGAAGGTCCAAGAAATTGCCGCCAACAAATGTCGCAGACCGGCCATCAAGCAGTTCCAC GACTCCAAGATCAAGTTCCCTCTGCCCCACAGAGTTCTGCGTCGCCAGCATGCTccccgcttcaccaccaagaggCCAAACACCTTCTTCTAG